In a single window of the Cucumis melo cultivar AY chromosome 11, USDA_Cmelo_AY_1.0, whole genome shotgun sequence genome:
- the LOC103498963 gene encoding probable peroxidase 61: MMRERRKCSIVSLVVVGITLMSLCISVRGENTLQSPVKLIWHYYKLNTTCPNAEEYIKHQVKLFWQKDKSITAKFLRLLSADCLSKNGCDGSILLDGPNSEKNAPQNKGLGGFEVIDKIKIVLEDRCPGVVSCTDILNLATRDAAHLAGAPSYPVFTGRRDGFTSSIDAVDLPSPSISLQQGIQYFQSKGLDVLDMTTLLGAHSMGKTHCRYIMDRLYNFNGTRKPDPSMHKSLLKDLRKKCPKNSKQDPTVNLTPKSGNDYQFTTLYYSRILSRKAVLGLDQQLLFGDETKEIVEEFADPKTGFEDFRRSFALSMSRMGNIKVLTGKNGEIRRDCRRRN; encoded by the exons atgatgagagagagaagaaagtgTAGTATTGTATCCCTTGTGGTTGTGGGCATAACATTGATGAGTTTATGCATCAGTGTGAGAGGTGAAAATACATTACAATCACCAGTTAAGCTAATATGGCATTACTACAAACTCAACACAACTTGTCCAAATGCTGAGGAATACATAAAACATCAGGTCAAGTTGTTTTGGCAAAAGGATAAAAGCATTACTGCCAAGTTCCTTCGTTTGCTCTCTGCAGATTGTCTTTCCAAAAAT GGTTGTGATGGCTCAATACTTCTTGATGGTCCAAACTCAGAGAAAAATGCACCACAAAACAAAGGCCTCGGAGGGTTTGAAGTAATTGATAAGATCAAAATTGTACTCGAAGACAGATGCCCGGGTGTTGTTTCTTGTACAGATATTTTGAACTTAGCCACTAGAGATGCTGCCCATTTG GCAGGTGCACCATCTTATCCTGTTTTTACAGGAAGGAGGGATGGTTTTACAAGCAGTATTGATGCAGTGGATTTACCATCTCCCTCCATATCATTGCAGCAAGGGATTCAATATTTCCAATCTAAGGGTCTCGATGTTTTGGACATGACAACATTGCTAG GTGCACATTCAATGGGAAAAACACACTGTCGATACATCATGGATAGGCTATACAATTTCAATGGCACCAGAAAGCCAGATCCATCAATGCACAAATCACTCTTAAAAGACCTTCGAAAGAAATGCCCAAAGAATTCAAAACAAGACCCAACAGTGAACCTAACACCAAAATCTGGAAACGACTATCAATTCACAACTCTTTACTACTCGAGAATCCTCTCCAGAAAGGCGGTACTCGGTCTCGATCAACAGCTTCTTTTCGGTGACGAAACTAAAGAAATCGTCGAGGAGTTTGCTGATCCAAAAACTGGATTTGAAGACTTCCGTCGGTCCTTTGCTTTGTCCATGAGTAGGATGGGAAACATCAAGGTTTTGACCGGAAAAAATGGCGAGATTCGACGAGATTGTCGGCGAAGAAACTAG
- the LOC103499081 gene encoding uncharacterized protein LOC103499081 produces the protein MSFLPKFAGFQNHAEGKYLQFLPDGFLRGVLQYSSDQALTPFTKFEIVPDKDGKYWHIKCCYNDKYLASSDDHNRFVTPFVSKPSENESSRPCTMFNIMSGPTTGTYYLFDVSLQTYARRCTSSRIHPNVLTTRYRRDENRHDDKLVLLVDFENIIRLPKYLSFKNNDKFLAAHTYYNSPYLQFNATDIGNPLVSHEIFNVGDGTVRIKNESTKKFWRRDPNWILADSNDQTAHDKNTLFWPVKIAKDKVALRNVANGRFVTRYTGDGKVDFLNASSETITKQAELEICEPIVSRELCDFKYRTMDAKIYDEQVLTMATEEAVNTSSKETVMTVSLKYMEEKTRAWESSLTIGVGIEASIKAGIPEILEGEIKTTYSFEGNYTWGETIQETREVTATYSVPVPPNTRMKVTLLATKAKCDIPFSYTQRDLLRNGRRVETKYDDGIFKGVYTLKFDYQNKPYPLHSK, from the coding sequence ATGTCGTTCCTCCCTAAGTTTGCAGGATTCCAGAACCACGCAGAAGGAAAGTACCTTCAATTCCTTCCTGATGGTTTTCTTAGGGGCGTACTACAATACTCTTCTGATCAAGCTTTGACACCGTTTACAAAGTTCGAGATTGTGCCCGACAAGGATGGTAAATATTGGCACATAAAATGTTGCTACAATGACAAGTACTTGGCCTCTTCCGACGACCACAATCGCTTTGTTACTCCCTTCGTTAGCAAGCCGAGTGAAAACGAATCCTCAAGGCCATGCACAATGTTTAATATAATGTCTGGTCCTACTACAGGGACTTACTATTTGTTCGATGTCTCGCTACAAACCTATGCACGTCGATGTACCAGTAGCAGAATTCATCCCAATGTTCTCACAACTAGATATAGACGTGATGAAAACCGACACGACGACAAATTAGTTTTGTTAGTCGACTTTGAAAACATCATCCGACTCCCCAAATACCTCTCCTTTAAGAACAATGACAAGTTTCTCGCTGCCCATACGTATTATAATTCCCCATATTTGCAGTTCAATGCAACCGACATTGGAAACCCTCTGGTGAGTCACGAAATTTTTAACGTCGGCGATGGAACTGTTAGAATCAAGAATGAATCTACCAAGAAGTTTTGGAGACGTGACCCAAACTGGATCCTGGCTGACTCAAACGACCAGACAGCGCACGACAAGAACACCTTGTTCTGGCCGGTCAAGATTGCTAAAGATAAAGTCGCGCTTCGAAACGTTGCTAATGGCAGGTTCGTTACAAGATACACTGGTGATGGTAAGGTGGATTTTCTGAACGCTAGTAGTGAAACTATCACTAAGCAGGCAGAATTGGAGATCTGTGAGCCAATTGTTTCAAGGGAACTCTGCGACTTTAAGTACCGGACTATGGATGCAAAGATATACGACGAACAAGTACTAACAATGGCAACAGAGGAGGCTGTCAACACAAGCTCGAAAGAGACGGTTATGACTGTAAGTTTAAAGTACATGGAAGAAAAAACTAGAGCTTGGGAATCTTCGTTGACCATAGGTGTGGGTATAGAGGCTTCCATCAAAGCCGGGATTCCTGAAATTTTAGAAGGTGAGATTAAAACCACTTATAGTTTTGAAGGGAATTACACATGGGGAGAAACTATTCAAGAAACTAGAGAAGTAACGGCAACATATTCTGTTCCTGTACCACCAAACACAAGGATGAAAGTTACTCTTCTTGCAACTAAGGCCAAATGTGATATTCCGTTTTCATATACGCAACGAGATCTTCTCCGAAACGGAAGAAGAGTTGAGACAAAGTATGATGATGGTATTTTTAAGGGAGTCTATACCCTTAAGTTTGATTATCAAAACAAGCCTTACCCACTCCATTCTAAATAG
- the LOC103498965 gene encoding uncharacterized protein LOC103498965: MSFLPKYAGFQNHAEGKYLQYIPDGHLRGNLQYSSDQALTPFTKFEIVPDKDGKYWHIKCCYNDKYLASSDDHNRFVTPFVSKPSENESSRPCTMFNIISGPTTGTYYLFDVSLQTYARRCTSSRIHPNVLTTRYRRDENRHDDKLVLLVDFENIIRLPKYLSFKNNDKFLAAHTYYDSPYLKFKADDIGNPLVSHEIFNVGDGTVRIKNESTNKFWRRDPNWILADSNDQTAHDKNTLFWPVKIAKDKVALRNVANGRFVTRYTGDGKVDFLNASSETITKQAELEIYEPVISRELCNFKYRTMDAKIYDEQVLTMATEEAVNTSSKETTMAISLRYLEESSKTWESSLTVGVGIEASIKAGIPLLLESEIKVSYNFEGSYKWGETISETKEVTSTYTVIVPPKTRMKVTLLATKAKCDIPFSYTQRDLLRNGRRVEIECDDGLYTGVYTFKFDYQNKSLPL; the protein is encoded by the coding sequence ATGTCGTTTCTTCCTAAGTATGCAGGATTTCAGAACCACGCAGAAGGGAAGTACCTTCAATACATTCCTGATGGTCATCTCAGGGGTAACCTACAATACTCTTCTGATCAAGCTTTGACCCCGTTTACAAAGTTTGAGATTGTGCCCGACAAGGATGGTAAATATTGGCACATAAAATGTTGCTACAATGACAAGTATTTGGCCTCTTCCGACGACCACAATCGCTTTGTTACTCCCTTCGTTAGCAAGCCGAGTGAAAACGAATCCTCAAGGCCATGCACAATGTTTAATATCATCTCTGGTCCTACTACAGGGACTTACTATTTATTCGATGTCTCGCTACAAACCTATGCACGTCGATGTACCAGTAGCAGAATTCATCCCAATGTTCTCACAACTAGATATAGACGCGATGAAAACCGACATGACGACAAATTAGTTCTGTTAGTCGACTTTGAAAACATCATCCGACTCCCCAAATACCTCTCCTTTAAGAACAATGACAAGTTTCTCGCTGCCCATACGTATTATGATTCCCCATATTTGAAGTTCAAAGCCGACGACATTGGAAACCCTCTGGTGAGCCACGAAATTTTCAACGTCGGCGATGGAACTGTTAGAATCAAGAATGAATCTACCAATAAGTTTTGGAGACGTGATCCAAACTGGATTCTGGCTGACTCAAACGACCAGACAGCGCACGACAAGAACACCTTGTTCTGGCCGGTCAAGATCGCTAAAGATAAAGTCGCGCTTCGAAATGTTGCCAATGGTAGGTTCGTTACGAGATACACTGGTGATGGTAAGGTAGATTTTCTGAACGCTAGTAGTGAAACTATCACTAAGCAGGCAGAATTGGAGATCTATGAGCCAGTTATTTCAAGGGAACTCTGCAACTTTAAGTACCGGACTATGGATGCGAAGATATACGACGAGCAAGTACTAACAATGGCAACAGAGGAGGCTGTCAACACGAGCTCAAAAGAGACGACTATGGCTATAAGTTTGAGGTACTTAGAAGAAAGTTCTAAAACTTGGGAATCTTCACTGACCGTAGGTGTGGGTATAGAGGCTTCCATTAAAGCCGGAATTCCTTTACTTTTAGAAAGTGAGATTAAAGTCAGTTACAATTTTGAAGGGAGTTACAAATGGGGAGAAACTATTTCAGAAACTAAAGAAGTAACGTCAACCTATACTGTTATTGTACCACCAAAGACAAGGATGAAAGTTACTCTTCTTGCAACTAAGGCCAAATGTGATATTCCGTTTTCGTACACGCAACGAGATCTTCTCCGGAACGGAAGAAGAGTTGAGATAGAGTGTGATGATGGTCTTTACACCGGAGTCTACACCTTTAAGTTTGATTATCAAAACAAGTCACTCCCTCTCTGA